A window of the Garra rufa chromosome 10, GarRuf1.0, whole genome shotgun sequence genome harbors these coding sequences:
- the LOC141343713 gene encoding E3 ubiquitin/ISG15 ligase TRIM25-like, producing the protein MAESSVSLAQDQFSCSICLDLLKDPVAIPCGHSYCMSCITGCWNQEDQKGVYSCPQCRQTFTPRPVLGKNTMLAEVVEKLKKTKLQAARPAQCYSGSGDVECDVCTGDKKKATKSCLVCLESYCQTHFELHEEFHSGKRHKVMDATRRLQEMVCPQHDKLLEIFCRTDEQCICYLCMLDEHKNHDTVSAAAERTEKQRLLGEMQRKYQERIEEGEKELEELREAVESHKRSAQAAVEDSERIFTELIRSIERSRSEVTQLIRDQEKVAVSQAEERLKQLEQEIEDLRRRDAELEQLSHTDHHTHFLQSFQSLPVPPESTDSPNITVSSRLSFDDVSKSLSHLKEKLEDFCGEEIEKIHGKAKYIEIIPTPECKTKDEFLQYFFQFTVDSNTVHKNLRLSKGNRVIQYTSKKQPYPDHPDRFDTLKQALCRESVCGHCYWEVEWSGWVDISVSYKSICRKSEDNDNNDTNDICEFGYNDQSWCLFCSDSSCSFWHNNKGTDLPLVSSSSRIGVYVDYGAGTLSIYSVSDTMTLIHRVHTIFTHPLYPGIGIYDASIVKLCEISK; encoded by the exons ATGGCAGAATCCAGTGTTTCTTTGGCTCAAGATCAGTTCAGCTGTTCAATCTGTCTGGATCTACTGAAGGATCCAGTGGCCattccctgtggacacagttactgtatgaGCTGTATTACAGGCTGCTGGAATCAGGAAGATCAGAAGggagtctacagctgccctcagtgcagacagaccttcacTCCAAGACCGGTTTTAGGTAAAAACACCATGCTGGCTGAAGTGGTGGAGAAACTCAAGAAGACCAAACTACAAGCTGCTCGTCCTGCTCAGTGTTACTCTGGATCTGGAGATGTGgagtgtgacgtctgtactggGGACAAAAAGAAAGCCACCAAGTCTTGTCTGGTGTGTCTGGAATCTTACTGTCAGACACATTTTGAACTTCATGAAGAATTTCACTCTGGAAAGCGACACAAAGTGATGGACGCCACAAGACGACTGCAGGAGATGGTCTGCCCTCAACATGATAAACTGCTGGAGATTTTCTGTCGCACTGATGAGCAGTGTATATGTTATCTGTGTATGTTGGATGAACACAAAAACCATGACACTGTATCAGCTGCAGCAGAGAGGACTGAGAAACAG AGACTATTGGGTGAAATGCAGAGAAAATATCAGGAGAGAATtgaggagggagagaaagagCTTGAGGAGCTGAGGGAGGCCGTAGAGTCTCACAAG cgctctgcacaggcagcagtggaggacagtgagaggatctttactgagctgatccgctccattgagagaagccgctctgagGTGACACagctgatcagagatcaggaaaaggTTGCAGTGAGTCAAGCTGAAGAACGACTGAAGCAACTAGAACAAGAGATTGAAGATCTGAGGAGGAGAGATGCTGAGCTGGAGCAACTTTCACACACAGACCATCACACCCATTTTCTCCAG AGTTTCCAGTCTCTCCCTGTTCCTCCTGAATCTACAGACTCACCCAACATCACTGTCAGTTCTCGTCTCTCTTTTGATGATGTTAGTAAATCTTTGTCTCATCTAAAAGAAAAACTTGAAGATTTCTGCGGAGAGGAAATAGAAAAGATTCATGGTAAAG CAAAATATATTGAGATCATACCCACCCCTGAATGCAAGACAAAGGACGAGTTTCTACAGT ATTTCTTCCAGTTTACAGTGGATTCAAACACAGTACATAAAAACCTCCGTCTGTCAAAGGGGAACAGAGTAATTCAATATACTTCTAAGAAAcagccgtatcctgatcatccagacagatttgatacATTGAAGCAGgcgttgtgtagagagagtgtgtgtggacacTGTTACTGGGAGGTTGAGTGGAGTGGTTGGGTggatatatcagtgtcatataagagcatctgCAGGAAAAGTGAGGACAATGATAATAATGACACCAATGACATATGTGAGTTTGGatataatgatcagtcctggtgTTTGTTCTGCTCTGACTCTAGTTGCTCATTCTGGCATAATAATAAAGGGACTGATCTCCCTTTAGTCTCCAGCTCCTctagaataggagtgtatgtggattaCGGTGCAGGTACTCTGTCCATCTACagtgtctctgacacaatgacccTCATTCACAGAGTCCATACCATATTCACTCATCCTCTCTATCCTGGGATTGGGATTTATGATGCATCAATTGTGAAGCTGTGTGAGATATCAAAATAG